DNA from Geobacter sulfurreducens PCA:
ACCCGGGACCGGTCCCGGCCTTTCACTTGAACTGCATGTCGTAGAGCTTGCGGTAGAGCCCGTCGCGCGCCAACAACTCGTCGTTGGTCCCGACCTCAACCACCTCACCCTTGTCAATGACCACGATCCGGTCCGCATGGAGAACAGTGGAGAGCCGGTGGGCAATCACCAGGGTGGTCCGGTTCTTCATCAGATTGGTCAGGGCCTGCTGGACCATGTGCTCGCTTTCCGTATCCAGGGCGCTGGTTGCCTCATCCAGGAGGAGAATCGGGGCATTCTTGAGAATGGCCCGGGCGATGCAGAGCCGCTGCCGCTGACCACCGGAGAGGCGCACCCCCCGGTCGCCGATGTTTGTGTCATACCCCTCTGGCATCTCCATGATGAAGTCGTGGGCAAAGGCAGACCGGGCCGCGCGCTCCACTTCCTCCAGGGTAGCATCGGGGTTGCCGAGCCTGATGTTGTTGGCAATGGTTTCGTTGAACAGGATCGTTTCCTGATCCACCAGGGCGATCTGGCAAAGGAGGTCATCCAGCCGCAAGCGCCGTACGTCGATCCCGTCGATGAGCACCGCACCGCCGGTCACATCGTAAAACCGGGGAATGAGCGACATGACCGTCGTCTTCCCGGCGCCCGATGGCCCAACCAGAGCCACCACCTCGCCCCGCCCGGCCGTGAACGATACGTCACGCAGCACCTCCTCATCGTCATAGCGGAACGAGACATTGCGCAGTTCTACGGAGCCGCGAACCATTCCCGGCTCCACCGGATCGGGCGGGTCCTGGATGTCCGCTGGATGATCGATGACCTCGAAAACCCGTTCGGCCGCCCCCATGGCCTGCTGAACCGTATTGTAGGCGCTGAGGACCTTCTTGATCGGGCCGTAGAGCATCACCATGGCGGTCAGAAAGGAGAAGAATTCGGGCGCCGTCATCTTGCCGTCCATGACCTGGCTGCCGCCGAACCAGATCACCCCCGCCACTCCGAACGAAGTGATGATCTCCATGATGGGCGTGTGAAGCGATTCGTATTTAATGCTCTTGCGCAGGTAGCGGTACAGGCCGAGGTTGGTCCGGCTGAACCGATCCACAACGCTCTTCTCCTGACGGAATGCCTTGACCACCTTGATGCCGGAGAACGTCTCCTGGAGAATGCTCGTGATCTCACCCATCTGGCCCAGGGACTGTTTTGCCAGATTCTTGATCCTCTTGCCGATTTTCTGGGCCGGAACGGCCGTAAGGGGGAGCACGATAAACGTGATGAGCGCCAGCTGCCAGTTGCGGTAGAAGATGACGCCCAGCAGGCCGATGGCGGTCACGCCGTCTCGCAACAGGCTCGTGACGATATTTGCCACCCCCTGCTGCATCTGCCCCACGTCGCTCATGATCCGGGACATGAGGGTCCCGGTGGGATTATCGGTGAAGTAGCGCAGGGGCAGCCCTATCTGCTTGCGGTACACCTCGTTGCGGATGTCCTGGATGGCCAGCTGACCTGCGGTCTGGACATAGTAGCCCTGGAGGAACCGTGCCACCCCGCGGAACAGGAAGACGATAATCAGGGCCACAGGGACGAGGATGAAAATCGTCATGTCCCTTTCGGAAAAGATCTTCTTCAGCAGCGGCTCCACCATCCAGGCGATGGCCGCATCGGTGCCGCCGACGCAGAGTGACGCCGCCATGGAGATGACGATCCGCCACCAGTAGGGCTTGCTGTAATGCAGAATGCGCTTGAAGGTATCCATTAAACCTGCTTTCCGAGCATTTCCAGAACGATTCCTGCTACCCGTTCCGAGCAGCCGCCGGTACCGAGCTTTTCCTTGACCATGGCAAGGCCGGCGCGAGTTTTCTCCGCATAGGCGGGATCATCCAGATAGCGTCCGATCTCGGCGGCGATCCGGTCGGCCGAGGCATCGTCCTGGATCAGTTCTGGAACCACCCGCTCGCCCGCAACGATGTTGCAGATGCCGATATGGTCGACGCGGATGAGCCGCTTCCCCACCTGGTAGGTAAGCGGAGACACCTTGTAGATGATCACCATGGGCACGCCCATGAGGGCGATCTCCAGGGTCACGGTGCCGGAGACGGTAATTATGGCGTCACAGACCTGCATCACGTCGTACACCCGGTCTTGAGTCACAGTAACGTCAAGGCCCGATGCCGCCAGCAGGGGAGCAATGTCTCCATCGGTGAGGCTCGATGCCAGCGGCAGGATGAACTGGATGTCGGGATAGCGTTCCCGCAGCTGCTGCGCGCTTTCGAGGATTACCGGGAAAAGCTTGGCGATCTCCCCGCGGCGGCTGCCGGGGAAGAGTCCCACCACTCGCCGCCCCGGATCGAGCCCGAAGGAGGCCAGGGCTTCGTCACGCCCCATGGTCGGACGCACCCGGTCCGCCAGCGGATGTCCCACGAAGCTGACCGGCACCCCGGCCCGTTCGTAAAAGGGCACCTCAAAGGGAAACACCACGGCCATCCGGTCCACCAGCCGGCCGATGGTCTTGACCCGCCCGGTCCGCCAGGCCCAGACCTGGGGACTGATGTAGTAGAGTACCTTGACGCCGTGGCGTCGGGCCACCCGGGCAAGAAGCATGTTGAAATCGGGGTAGTCGATGAGAATCAGGAGGTCGGGCGGATTCGAAACGATGACCTGCCTGAGCGTCATGAAGGCGCGGGAGATCACCCCGATGTGGGCCAGCACCTCCACGATACCCACCACCGCCATCTCCGAGGAGTCCACCAGGGTCTCCACCCCGGCTTCCCGCATGCGGGGGCCCCCGATGCCGAAGAAAGAGAGAGTCGGGTCAAGACGGAGCGCTTCCCTGACCAGTCCGGCCCCGTGGAGGTCGCCCGAGGCCTCGCCGGCAACGATCATGATTCGATGTGATGTGTTTTCTGTCATCCGTCAAAAATGGCAGAGACGCCCCGCAGGGCGTCTCCGTGTTCAGTGTCGTGGCAGGTGTCGCAGCTAGAGCGCGCTCTTGATGACCCCGACCACCTCGCGCACCTGCTCCTCGGTCATCTCGGGGAAGATGGGGAGCGACATGCAGCGGGCCGCCGCATCCTCGGTCACCGGGAGGGTCAGGCCGGCGAACTGTACTGCAAAGACATCCTGCTTGTGCAGCGGGATGGGATAGTAAATGGCGGAGGCGATGCCCGCCCCGGTCAGGGCTTTCATGATGTCGTCGCGCCGGTCCGTGAGCAGTGTGTACTGGTGGTAGACGTGAACGCCCTTGCCGTCCTCGAAGGGGGTGACGATGCCGGTGCCGGCCAGCAGTTCCGAGTAGAGATGCGCCACCCGGCGCCGTCCCTGGTTGTACTCGTCGATATGCTTGAGCTTGGCCCGCAGGATCACGGCCTGGATCTCGTCGAGGCGGCTGTTGTAGCCGATGACCGAATGGTGATAGCGGACCTTGCTCCCGTGGTTGCGGAGCACCTTGACCATCTCGGCCGTCTCGGAGCAGGAGGTTGTCACGAGGCCCCCGTCGCCGTAGCACCCAAGGTTCTTGCTGGGGAAGAAGCTGAAGGCCCCCAGAGCGCCGATGGAACCGGTCATCCGGCCTGCCGCGGCGGCGCCGAAGGACTGGGCGCAATCTTCGACCAGAAGGAGGCCGTGTTTGGCGCAGATCGCCTCGATGGCCCCCATATCGGCGGGCTGGCCGAACAGGTGGACCGGCAGCACTGCACGGGTCCTGGGGGTGATGGCCGCCTCGATGGCTGCCGGATCGATATTGTAGGTGCGCGGGTCAATGTCGACGAAGACCGGCGTCGCCCCCACATAGCGAATGGCCTCGGCCGTTGCGATGAAGGTGAAGGGGGAGGTGATCACCTCGTCACCCTCCTTGATGCCGGCTGCGGCCAGAGCAAGATGAAGGGCGTCGGTGCCGGAGGCTACCCCAATGGCGTGCTTCACGCCCAGGTACGCCGCAGCCTCCTCCTCGAAGGCGCTCACGTTGGGACCGAGGATGAACTGGGTCTTCTCCAGGG
Protein-coding regions in this window:
- the msbA gene encoding lipid A export permease/ATP-binding protein MsbA, producing the protein MDTFKRILHYSKPYWWRIVISMAASLCVGGTDAAIAWMVEPLLKKIFSERDMTIFILVPVALIIVFLFRGVARFLQGYYVQTAGQLAIQDIRNEVYRKQIGLPLRYFTDNPTGTLMSRIMSDVGQMQQGVANIVTSLLRDGVTAIGLLGVIFYRNWQLALITFIVLPLTAVPAQKIGKRIKNLAKQSLGQMGEITSILQETFSGIKVVKAFRQEKSVVDRFSRTNLGLYRYLRKSIKYESLHTPIMEIITSFGVAGVIWFGGSQVMDGKMTAPEFFSFLTAMVMLYGPIKKVLSAYNTVQQAMGAAERVFEVIDHPADIQDPPDPVEPGMVRGSVELRNVSFRYDDEEVLRDVSFTAGRGEVVALVGPSGAGKTTVMSLIPRFYDVTGGAVLIDGIDVRRLRLDDLLCQIALVDQETILFNETIANNIRLGNPDATLEEVERAARSAFAHDFIMEMPEGYDTNIGDRGVRLSGGQRQRLCIARAILKNAPILLLDEATSALDTESEHMVQQALTNLMKNRTTLVIAHRLSTVLHADRIVVIDKGEVVEVGTNDELLARDGLYRKLYDMQFK
- the lpxB gene encoding lipid-A-disaccharide synthase; protein product: MTENTSHRIMIVAGEASGDLHGAGLVREALRLDPTLSFFGIGGPRMREAGVETLVDSSEMAVVGIVEVLAHIGVISRAFMTLRQVIVSNPPDLLILIDYPDFNMLLARVARRHGVKVLYYISPQVWAWRTGRVKTIGRLVDRMAVVFPFEVPFYERAGVPVSFVGHPLADRVRPTMGRDEALASFGLDPGRRVVGLFPGSRRGEIAKLFPVILESAQQLRERYPDIQFILPLASSLTDGDIAPLLAASGLDVTVTQDRVYDVMQVCDAIITVSGTVTLEIALMGVPMVIIYKVSPLTYQVGKRLIRVDHIGICNIVAGERVVPELIQDDASADRIAAEIGRYLDDPAYAEKTRAGLAMVKEKLGTGGCSERVAGIVLEMLGKQV
- a CDS encoding DegT/DnrJ/EryC1/StrS family aminotransferase, which encodes MIPMVDLKVQYLKLKDEIDRGILEALEKTQFILGPNVSAFEEEAAAYLGVKHAIGVASGTDALHLALAAAGIKEGDEVITSPFTFIATAEAIRYVGATPVFVDIDPRTYNIDPAAIEAAITPRTRAVLPVHLFGQPADMGAIEAICAKHGLLLVEDCAQSFGAAAAGRMTGSIGALGAFSFFPSKNLGCYGDGGLVTTSCSETAEMVKVLRNHGSKVRYHHSVIGYNSRLDEIQAVILRAKLKHIDEYNQGRRRVAHLYSELLAGTGIVTPFEDGKGVHVYHQYTLLTDRRDDIMKALTGAGIASAIYYPIPLHKQDVFAVQFAGLTLPVTEDAAARCMSLPIFPEMTEEQVREVVGVIKSAL